One window of Myripristis murdjan chromosome 8, fMyrMur1.1, whole genome shotgun sequence genomic DNA carries:
- the ifi35 gene encoding interferon-induced 35 kDa protein isoform X2: MSSDEDFSLVMDNTQPSVETLEGIKKQITQYKMQHDQIVAEQKELAKTRDDQRDLATKFRQRSEKLMMSLEEDQCSHDKSIQAEREKMDALRHQENVLQMEIEKAEHELEELEAHNKTLKEQTDVTTAVPERKVVFKGLTGDTPAAHLFDMKSHIVYPMEGGTALITFEEEVVAKKILTMRCHELTLGEKSECTMSVEAKPVHLLIPSKVEMDTQICPHRILVSELPKKQSEDVVLDKLEIHFSKTRNGGGEVEKCDMLHDSGNVVITFVASDVAKCLTDKLYHEVELQKGKRYKVKVTPFLNGRITNFKPKLTACPRTVLLTGIHPIMDQESLQDLLEIHFQKATNGGGEVDAFLYNPVGQNTLALFQSDRPSDRQGAL; encoded by the exons ATGTCTTCAGACGAG GATTTTTCTCTTGTGATGGATAACACACAGCCGTCTGTGGAAACCTTGGAGGGAATCAAGAAGCAAATCACACAGTACAAG ATGCAGCATGACCAGATTGTGGCCGAGCAGAAGGAGCTGGCCAAAACCAGGGACGACCAGCGCGACCTGGCCACTAAATTCAGACAGCGCTCCGAAAAACTGATGATGTCCCTGGAAGAGGACCAGTGCTCCCACGACAAGAGCATCCAGGCTGAGAGG GAGAAGATGGATGCCCTGAGGCACCAGGAGAACGTGCTGCAGATGGAGATCGAGAAGGCAGAACATGAGCttgaggagctggaggcccACAACAAGACGCTGAAAGAGCAGACCGAT GTGACGACGGCTGTGCCGGAGAGGAAGGTCGTGTTCAAGGGACTGACAGGAGACACGCCTGCTGCGCATCTGTTCGACATGAAATCACACATCGTTTATCCCATGGAGGGAGGAACGGCACTGATTACCTTTGAGGAGGAAGTAG tggccAAGAAGATCCTGACCATGAGGTGTCATGAACTGACTCTAGGAGAAAAGTCGGAGTGCACCATGTCTGTGGAGGCCAAGCCGGTGCATCTGTTGATACCCAGCAAGGTTGAG ATGGACACCCAGATCTGCCCGCACCGCATCTTAGTCTCCGAACTGCCCAAGAAGCAGAGCGAGGACGTCGTGCTGGACAAGCTGGAGATCCACTTCTCCAAAACTCGCAACGGAGGCGGAGAGGTGGAGAAGTGCGACATGCTGCACGACTCCGGCAACGTGGTCATCACTTTTGTGGCCTCAGACG TTGCCAAGTGCCTGACAGATAAACTGTACCACGAGGTGGAGCTCCAGAAGGGCAAGAGGTACAAGGTGAAGGTGACTCCCTTCCTGAACGGACGCATCACAAACTTCAAG CCCAAGCTGACGGCGTGCCCTCGCACCGTGCTGCTGACGGGGATCCACCCCATCATGGACCAGGAGAGCCTGCAGGACCTGCTGGAGATCCACTTCCAGAAAGCCACCAACGGCGGAGGCGAGGTGGACGCCTTCCTCTACAACCCGGTGGGGCAGAACACCTTGGCCCTGTTCCAGAGCGACCGTCCCAGCGACAGACAGGGGGCGCTGtag
- the rundc1 gene encoding RUN domain-containing protein 1 isoform X1, with protein MSTEELSTSDSEGVFAGAGERWAPVGAVASPEDEGGSGGAAQPRQRSSSSATEEEMAARLRKLEEEQDQLNSSLLALTSHFAQVQFRLKQIVHAQSEEKERMLMELEEFAFKGCPHVVGCRAQDVQLENSGDLSEREKRERLEAQREKQKDLIFQLKTQLDDLERFAYQEGSYDSLPQSVVMERQKVIIDELIKKLDVNLNEDIGNLTPEELRQRVDAAIAQIVNPARVKEQLVDQLKTQIRDLEMFINFIQDEVGNPLLSDGHTQQPQAAGTNTRAPGVKKKVDPEQAQRMRETGLQLIQKALAVLQIFAVSQFGCTAGHVPQSMWPQGEAGQDYGPLLQHLESAVEKVRVLASCRQSSIEHVVNYTSNPALGPRDELTTSVRKELAMALRDLLAHGLYSPSQAMSLVLAPISCLLPYKPSPQTMHPWELFVEYYNSKNGKAFVESPARQLSQSFSLPVGGGPVTVTPKQSLLWAIHTVLKEHGRYKRGADSEFKALVCMALNEQRLVSWLNLLCKSGTLIHPHYQPWSYMAQTGFEGALRILGRISHLKFKLPVDLAVRQLKNIKDAF; from the exons ATGTCGACCGAGGAGCTGTCCACCTCGGATAGCGAGGGTGTCTTCGCCGGCGCAGGGGAGCGATGGGCACCCGTGGGGGCTGTCGCCAGTCCGGAGGATGAGGGCGGCAGCGGCGGCGCTGCCCAGCCGAGGCAGAGGAGCTCGTCGTCGGCCACCGAGGAGGAGATGGCCGCCAGGCTGaggaagctggaggaggagcaggaccagCTCAACTCATCCCTGCTCGCGCTCACGTCCCACTTCGCACAGGTGCAGTTTCGACTGAAGCAGATCGTGCACGCGCAGAgcgaggagaaggagaggatgcTGATGGAGCTCGAGGAGTTCGCCTTCAAGGGCTGCCCGCACGTGGTGGGCTGCAGGGCGCAGGACGTCCAGCTGGAGAACTCG GGAGACCTG agcgagagggagaagagggagcgCCTGGAGGCTCAGAGGGAGAAGCAGAAGGATCTTATTTTCCAGCTAAAGACCCAGCTGGATGACCTGGAGCGCTTTGCCTACCAGGAAGGCAGCTATGACTCCCTGCCTCAGTCTGTGGTGATGGAGAGGCAGAAG gtCATCATCGATGAGCTGATTAAGAAGCTGGATGTGAACTTGAACGAGGACATCGGTAACTTGACCCCTGAGGAGCTGAGACAGAGAGTAGACGCTGCCATCGCTCAGATAGTCAACCCAGCCAGAGTGAAGGAGCAGCTGGTGGACCAGCTCAAAACCCAGATCAGGGACCTGGAGATGTTCATCAACTTCATCCAGG ATGAGGTGGGGAACCCTCTTCTGTCTGATGGACACACTCAGCAGCCACAAGCAGCAGGGACCAACACCAGAGCTCCAGGAGTGAAGAAGAAAG TGGACCCGGAGCAGGCACAGAGGATGCGAGAGACCGGCTTGCAGCTGATCCAGAAGGCCCTGGCCGTGCTGCAGATCTTTGCTGTGAGCCAGTTTGGCTGCACGGCGGGCCATGTTCCCCAGAGCATGTGGCCCCAGGGGGAGGCAGGCCAGGACTACGGCCCCCTGCTGCAGCATCTGGAGTCGGCTGTTGAAAAGGTGCGAGTGCTGGCATCGTGTAGACAGTCCTCCATCGAGCACGTTGTCAACTACACCAGTAACCCGGCCCTGGGGCCTCGAGATGAGCTGACCACGTCTGTTAGGAAGGAGCTGGCCATGGCCCTGAGAGACTTGCTGGCCCATGGCCTCTACTCCCCCTCTCAGGCCATGAGCCTGGTGCTGGCACCCATCTCCTGCCTGCTGCCTTACAAACCGAGCCCACAGACCATGCACCCCTGGGAGCTCTTTGTCGAGTACTATAACTCCAAAAACGGGAAGGCCTTTGTGGAGTCTCCGGCCCGCCAGCTCTCGCAGTCCTTCAGCCTGCCTGTAGGGGGCGGTCCGGTGACCGTCACTCCTAAACAGTCTCTGCTCTGGGCCATTCACACAGTGCTGAAGGAGCACGGACGCTACAAGCGAGGAGCGGACTCAGAGTTCAAGGCGCTGGTGTGCATGGCGCTGAACGAGCAGCGACTGGTGTCATGGCTCAACCTGTTGTGCAAGTCAGGGACACTAATACACCCGCACTACCAGCCCTGGAGCTACATGGCCCAGACGGGCTTCGAAGGAGCTCTGCGCATCCTGGGCCGCATCAGCCACCTCAAATTCAAGCTCCCAGTGGACCTGGCTGTCCGGCAGCTGAAGAACATCAAAGACGCTTTCTGA
- the grna gene encoding granulin a — MQKWVVVCWALLALVCADECPDGGECEHGHTCCSTPANGYTCCPLHQAECCGDHMHCCPEGTICNLDQSSCVNATASVPWVDRMPANQPGLSKSFRMIKPYIGDDDDNVCPDKSQCPPEFSCLMALTRFGCCPLAQGISCPDGKHCCPEGHQCSEDNRSCIKKEQVSAVMCDDGESECPEGTTCCETPDGSWGCCPMPKAVCCEDKIHCCPEGSTCDVKHSKCISLSTKKDMPMWAKLPARRRADWENGQEGAVTAEPIFDETEKVPDSSTVTTLPPFGEEEVSVSPTTKATCNDVPCNETASCPDGSTCCKDKKGEWACCPLPQAVCCEDHVHCCPAHTTCDVTGQKCNSPSGFAPMLEKVAAFTTAAPSTETATTEKQVTEDKEVVEGERKQDKGERKDEVEEGKVPCDSHTSCPDHSTCCFMVSVKKWGCCPLPKAVCCSDGNHCCPTNYTCDVNSTTCVKGEVVIPWYTKLPAVTSDEDYGNSVECDARNKCPEGSTCCQLAGGQWGCCPLEKAVCCPDKEHCCPQGYSCNMASGSCQKVIMLQLQTVPLTPVYVPKPQPQLQDNNVKCDDQFSCKDGETCCRMSATTWGCCPSPNAVCCSDMVHCCPAGHTCDQGGTCNHGRGFFWDNWNMFLADKKRALVV; from the exons ATGCAGAAGTGGGTTGTGGTCTGCTGGGCTTTGCTCGCCTTGGTTTGTGCTGATGAGTGTCCTGATGGAGGGGAATGTGAACACGGGCACACCTGCTGCAGCACGCCGGCCAACGGCTATACCTGCTGCCCGTTGCATCAG GCCGAGTGTTGTGGGGATCACATGCACTGCTGTCCTGAAGGCACGATCTGCAATTTGGACCAGTCCAGCTGTGTGAACGCAACGGCGTCAGTTCCCTGGGTTGACAGAATGCCCGCCAATCAGCCCGGACTTTCTAAA TCTTTCAGGATGATCAAGCCATACATAggcgatgatgatgacaatgtcTGTCCAGATAAGTCGCAGTGTCCGCCTGAGTTTTCCTGCCTGATGGCCCTCACAAGGTTTGGCTGCTGTCCCCTAGCCCAG GGAATCTCTTGCCCTGATGGGAAACACTGCTGTCCTGAGGGCCACCAGTGCAGCGAAGACAACCGCTCCTGCATCAAAAAAG AGCAAGTCAGTGCAGTGATGTGTGATGATGGAGAGTCAGAGTGTCCAGAGGGAACCACATGCTGCGAGACACCAGACGGCAGCTGGGGATGCTGCCCCATGCCAAAG GCTGTGTGTTGTGAGGATAAGATCCACTGCTGCCCTGAAGGCAGCACCTGTGATGTCAAACACTCCAAGTGTATTTCCTTATCTACCAAAAAAGACATGCCGATGTGGGCCAAGCTCCCTGCAAGAAGAAGGGCAGACTGGGAGAACGGGCAAG AGGGTGCAGTGACAGCAGAGCCTATTTTtgatgagacagaaaaagtcCCTGATTCAAGCACAGTGACAACACTTCCTCCTTTTGGGGAGGAGGAAGTGTCCGTGTCACCTACCACCAAAGCAACAT gcaaTGATGTTCCCTGCAATGAAACAGCATCCTGCCCTGATGGAAGCACATGCTGTAAAGACAAAAAGGGGGAATGGGCTTGCTGTCCTCTACCACAG GCTGTTTGCTGCGAGGATCACGTTCACTGCTGCCCCGCTCACACAACCTGTGATGTGACCGGCCAAAAGTGTAACAGCCCCTCGGGGTTTGCACCCATGTTGGAGAAGGTGGCTGCGTTTACCACGGCGGCACCCAGCACAGAGACGGCTACAACAGAGAAGCAAGTCACTGAGGacaaggaggtggtggagggagagaggaagcaggaCAAGGGGGAGAGGAAAGACGAGGTAGAGGAGGGCAAGGTTCCCTGTGACTCCCACACCAGCTGCCCTGACCACAGCACCTGCTGCTTCATGGTCTCAGTTAAAAAGTGGGGCTGCTGTCCGCTGCCAAAG GCGGTTTGCTGCTCTGATGGAAACCACTGCTGTCCCACAAACTACACATGCGACGTGAACTCAACCACATGCGTCAAAGGAGAAGTGGTGATCCCGTGGTACACTAAGCTCCCAGCCGTGACGAGCGATGAAGATTATGGCAACTCAGTGGAGTGCGATGCCCGGAACAAATGCCCTGAGGGCTCCACGTGTTGCCAGCTCGCTGGGGGCCAGTGGGGCTGCTGCCCTCTGGAGAAG GCCGTGTGCTGCCCGGACAAGGAGCACTGCTGCCCACAGGGCTACAGCTGTAACATGGCATCGGGATCCTGCCAGAAAGTCATCATGCTCCAGCTGCAGACGGTGCCGCTGACTCCGGTGTACGTGCCGAAGCCTCAGCCCCAGCTGCAGGATAACAACGTCAAATGCGACGATCAGTTCAGCTGCAAAGATGGGGAGACCTGCTGCAGGATGTCCGCCACTACATGGGGCTGTTGTCCCTCTCCTAAT GCGGTGTGCTGCAGCGACATGGTGCACTGCTGTCCCGCTGGCCACACCTGTGACCAGGGAGGCACCTGCAACCACGGCAGGGGATTCTTCTGGGACAACTGGAACATGTTCCTCGCCGACAAAAAGAGAGCGCTGGTTGTGTGA
- the rundc1 gene encoding RUN domain-containing protein 1 isoform X2: MSTEELSTSDSEGVFAGAGERWAPVGAVASPEDEGGSGGAAQPRQRSSSSATEEEMAARLRKLEEEQDQLNSSLLALTSHFAQVQFRLKQIVHAQSEEKERMLMELEEFAFKGCPHVVGCRAQDVQLENSSEREKRERLEAQREKQKDLIFQLKTQLDDLERFAYQEGSYDSLPQSVVMERQKVIIDELIKKLDVNLNEDIGNLTPEELRQRVDAAIAQIVNPARVKEQLVDQLKTQIRDLEMFINFIQDEVGNPLLSDGHTQQPQAAGTNTRAPGVKKKVDPEQAQRMRETGLQLIQKALAVLQIFAVSQFGCTAGHVPQSMWPQGEAGQDYGPLLQHLESAVEKVRVLASCRQSSIEHVVNYTSNPALGPRDELTTSVRKELAMALRDLLAHGLYSPSQAMSLVLAPISCLLPYKPSPQTMHPWELFVEYYNSKNGKAFVESPARQLSQSFSLPVGGGPVTVTPKQSLLWAIHTVLKEHGRYKRGADSEFKALVCMALNEQRLVSWLNLLCKSGTLIHPHYQPWSYMAQTGFEGALRILGRISHLKFKLPVDLAVRQLKNIKDAF, translated from the exons ATGTCGACCGAGGAGCTGTCCACCTCGGATAGCGAGGGTGTCTTCGCCGGCGCAGGGGAGCGATGGGCACCCGTGGGGGCTGTCGCCAGTCCGGAGGATGAGGGCGGCAGCGGCGGCGCTGCCCAGCCGAGGCAGAGGAGCTCGTCGTCGGCCACCGAGGAGGAGATGGCCGCCAGGCTGaggaagctggaggaggagcaggaccagCTCAACTCATCCCTGCTCGCGCTCACGTCCCACTTCGCACAGGTGCAGTTTCGACTGAAGCAGATCGTGCACGCGCAGAgcgaggagaaggagaggatgcTGATGGAGCTCGAGGAGTTCGCCTTCAAGGGCTGCCCGCACGTGGTGGGCTGCAGGGCGCAGGACGTCCAGCTGGAGAACTCG agcgagagggagaagagggagcgCCTGGAGGCTCAGAGGGAGAAGCAGAAGGATCTTATTTTCCAGCTAAAGACCCAGCTGGATGACCTGGAGCGCTTTGCCTACCAGGAAGGCAGCTATGACTCCCTGCCTCAGTCTGTGGTGATGGAGAGGCAGAAG gtCATCATCGATGAGCTGATTAAGAAGCTGGATGTGAACTTGAACGAGGACATCGGTAACTTGACCCCTGAGGAGCTGAGACAGAGAGTAGACGCTGCCATCGCTCAGATAGTCAACCCAGCCAGAGTGAAGGAGCAGCTGGTGGACCAGCTCAAAACCCAGATCAGGGACCTGGAGATGTTCATCAACTTCATCCAGG ATGAGGTGGGGAACCCTCTTCTGTCTGATGGACACACTCAGCAGCCACAAGCAGCAGGGACCAACACCAGAGCTCCAGGAGTGAAGAAGAAAG TGGACCCGGAGCAGGCACAGAGGATGCGAGAGACCGGCTTGCAGCTGATCCAGAAGGCCCTGGCCGTGCTGCAGATCTTTGCTGTGAGCCAGTTTGGCTGCACGGCGGGCCATGTTCCCCAGAGCATGTGGCCCCAGGGGGAGGCAGGCCAGGACTACGGCCCCCTGCTGCAGCATCTGGAGTCGGCTGTTGAAAAGGTGCGAGTGCTGGCATCGTGTAGACAGTCCTCCATCGAGCACGTTGTCAACTACACCAGTAACCCGGCCCTGGGGCCTCGAGATGAGCTGACCACGTCTGTTAGGAAGGAGCTGGCCATGGCCCTGAGAGACTTGCTGGCCCATGGCCTCTACTCCCCCTCTCAGGCCATGAGCCTGGTGCTGGCACCCATCTCCTGCCTGCTGCCTTACAAACCGAGCCCACAGACCATGCACCCCTGGGAGCTCTTTGTCGAGTACTATAACTCCAAAAACGGGAAGGCCTTTGTGGAGTCTCCGGCCCGCCAGCTCTCGCAGTCCTTCAGCCTGCCTGTAGGGGGCGGTCCGGTGACCGTCACTCCTAAACAGTCTCTGCTCTGGGCCATTCACACAGTGCTGAAGGAGCACGGACGCTACAAGCGAGGAGCGGACTCAGAGTTCAAGGCGCTGGTGTGCATGGCGCTGAACGAGCAGCGACTGGTGTCATGGCTCAACCTGTTGTGCAAGTCAGGGACACTAATACACCCGCACTACCAGCCCTGGAGCTACATGGCCCAGACGGGCTTCGAAGGAGCTCTGCGCATCCTGGGCCGCATCAGCCACCTCAAATTCAAGCTCCCAGTGGACCTGGCTGTCCGGCAGCTGAAGAACATCAAAGACGCTTTCTGA
- the rpl27 gene encoding large ribosomal subunit protein eL27: MGKFMKPGKVVMVLAGRYAGRKAVIVKNIDDGTADRPYSHALVSGIDRYPRKVTTTMGKKKIAKRSKIKAFVKVYNYNHLMPTRYSVDIPLDKTVVNKDVFRDPALKRKARREAKIKFEERYKTGKNKWFFQKLRF; the protein is encoded by the exons ATGGGCAAGTTCATGAAACCTGGGAAGGTGGTGATGGTCCTCGCTGGACGCTACGCCGGGCGCAAAGCTGTCATCGTCAAG AACATTGACGATGGCACCGCCGACCGTCCCTACAGCCACGCTCTGGTCTCAGGTATCGACCGCTACCCCCGTAAGGTGACCACCACCATGGGCAAGAAGAAGATTGCCAAGAGGTCCAAGATCAAGGCCTTTGTGAAGGTGTACAACTACAACCACCTTATGCCCACCAG ATACTCTGTGGACATTCCTCTGGACAAAACCGTTGTCAACAAGGACGTCTTCAGGGATCCCGCTCTGAAGCGCAAAGCCAGGCGGGAGGCCAAGATCAAGTTTGAGGAGAG GTACAAGACAGGCAAGAACAAATGGTTCTTCCAGAAGCTCAGATTCTAG
- the ifi35 gene encoding interferon-induced 35 kDa protein isoform X1, with translation MSSDEDFSLVMDNTQPSVETLEGIKKQITQYKMQHDQIVAEQKELAKTRDDQRDLATKFRQRSEKLMMSLEEDQCSHDKSIQAEREKMDALRHQENVLQMEIEKAEHELEELEAHNKTLKEQTDVTTAVPERKVVFKGLTGDTPAAHLFDMKSHIVYPMEGGTALITFEEEVVAKKILTMRCHELTLGEKSECTMSVEAKPVHLLIPSKVEMDTQICPHRILVSELPKKQSEDVVLDKLEIHFSKTRNGGGEVEKCDMLHDSGNVVITFVASDVAKCLTDKLYHEVELQKGKRYKVKVTPFLNGRITNFKTSTSVSPSQPKLTACPRTVLLTGIHPIMDQESLQDLLEIHFQKATNGGGEVDAFLYNPVGQNTLALFQSDRPSDRQGAL, from the exons ATGTCTTCAGACGAG GATTTTTCTCTTGTGATGGATAACACACAGCCGTCTGTGGAAACCTTGGAGGGAATCAAGAAGCAAATCACACAGTACAAG ATGCAGCATGACCAGATTGTGGCCGAGCAGAAGGAGCTGGCCAAAACCAGGGACGACCAGCGCGACCTGGCCACTAAATTCAGACAGCGCTCCGAAAAACTGATGATGTCCCTGGAAGAGGACCAGTGCTCCCACGACAAGAGCATCCAGGCTGAGAGG GAGAAGATGGATGCCCTGAGGCACCAGGAGAACGTGCTGCAGATGGAGATCGAGAAGGCAGAACATGAGCttgaggagctggaggcccACAACAAGACGCTGAAAGAGCAGACCGAT GTGACGACGGCTGTGCCGGAGAGGAAGGTCGTGTTCAAGGGACTGACAGGAGACACGCCTGCTGCGCATCTGTTCGACATGAAATCACACATCGTTTATCCCATGGAGGGAGGAACGGCACTGATTACCTTTGAGGAGGAAGTAG tggccAAGAAGATCCTGACCATGAGGTGTCATGAACTGACTCTAGGAGAAAAGTCGGAGTGCACCATGTCTGTGGAGGCCAAGCCGGTGCATCTGTTGATACCCAGCAAGGTTGAG ATGGACACCCAGATCTGCCCGCACCGCATCTTAGTCTCCGAACTGCCCAAGAAGCAGAGCGAGGACGTCGTGCTGGACAAGCTGGAGATCCACTTCTCCAAAACTCGCAACGGAGGCGGAGAGGTGGAGAAGTGCGACATGCTGCACGACTCCGGCAACGTGGTCATCACTTTTGTGGCCTCAGACG TTGCCAAGTGCCTGACAGATAAACTGTACCACGAGGTGGAGCTCCAGAAGGGCAAGAGGTACAAGGTGAAGGTGACTCCCTTCCTGAACGGACGCATCACAAACTTCAAG ACTTCCACGTCTGTGTCCCCATCGCAGCCCAAGCTGACGGCGTGCCCTCGCACCGTGCTGCTGACGGGGATCCACCCCATCATGGACCAGGAGAGCCTGCAGGACCTGCTGGAGATCCACTTCCAGAAAGCCACCAACGGCGGAGGCGAGGTGGACGCCTTCCTCTACAACCCGGTGGGGCAGAACACCTTGGCCCTGTTCCAGAGCGACCGTCCCAGCGACAGACAGGGGGCGCTGtag